In the Salvelinus namaycush isolate Seneca chromosome 35, SaNama_1.0, whole genome shotgun sequence genome, one interval contains:
- the LOC120029928 gene encoding cystatin-like, producing the protein MLMNWKIVVPLLAVAFIVTSADGIPGGVVDADMNDPATRDALQFAVAENNKRTNDMYVWQVAKVVKAQEQVVAGMKYIFTVQMARTLCRKGGVKDCAVHPAPAETYQCIFEVWSRPWMGASQLIKNVCQP; encoded by the exons ATGCTCATGAATTGGAAGATCGTCGTTCCTTTGCTCGCGGTGGCATTCATCGTGACGAGCGCCGATGGGATACCGGGGGGCGTCGTGGACGCAGATATGAACGACCCCGCTACCAGAGACGCGCTGCAGTTCGCGGTGGCCGAAAACAACAAGAGAACAAACGACATGTATGTTTGGCAGGTGGCCAAAGTTGTCAAGGCTCAGGAACAG GTGGTAGCTGGGATGAAGTACATCTTCACAGTGCAGATGGCCAGGACCCTGTGCAGGAAAGGAGGCGTGAAGGACTGCGCTGTGCATCCGGCCCCAGCTGAG ACCTACCAGTGCATCTTTGAGGTGTGGAGCCGCCCCTGGATGGGAGCGAGCCAGTTGATCAAGAATGTCTGCCAGCCGTAA